Sequence from the Colletotrichum higginsianum IMI 349063 chromosome 6, whole genome shotgun sequence genome:
ACGTTGTGTTTTTGGATCACAGTCTCCATCAACCATGGCGGCTACACAGCAGCCAATCGCAATATATAAACGTATGAAATCCCTTTGCTGAGCCTCACCCTACTAGCATGATGACGATCGGGGCCATGGCACCAACTCTCGGCAAGGTCTACACCGTCTTCCCCGTCAAAACCGTCTTTCTCGGGGTCTCGGTAGCCATGCAACTGGGTTCCCTCCTTTGCGCGACGGCCAAGTCGTCCACGgccttcatcgccggccgAGCCGTCACCGGCTTCGCAGCGAGCGGCCTCCTCTGTGGCACTCAGATGTAAGGGCATtccccatctctctctctctctgtttctcccccttttccccatctcctctctctctcgtcgtCGCATAACCGGCGCGTTATCTACACATTTTCGTGGTGTGCCTGCGCAAGTACTTTGGAGCTCATGCGTATATGTCCTTTTTCCCCCCGCTTCCAGAATCACCGCGTCCATGGTCCCCTTACATTTGCGCCCTTGGTgtctcggcgtcgtgggGTCCGGCGAGATCGTGGCCACCATGGCCGGGCCGGTCGTGAGCGGCTTCATCATCGAGCGGCTCGGTTGGCCCTGGTGCTTCTGGATCAACATTCCCGTCATGGTCGCCCTGATAGCCATGGTAGCGCTGTTCTTCAAGCAcgccggccaggccgccggctCGCAAGACGCGTCCTGGAGGGAAAAGGTGGCCTTGCTCGACCTCCCTGGCGGCACCGTCTTGGTGGGTGCCACGGTATGCCTGCTGCAGGCGCTGAGTGCCGGCGGCGTTCGCAACTCTTGGACGGACGCTCGCGTCTTGACGCCCCTGATACTGTCCGCCTTTCTGTTTGGCATCACGGTTCTTCACCAATACCGCAAAAAGGACAAGGCAACGATCCCTCCACGCCTGTTCAAGAATAGAGCCTACGTTGCCTGTCTGTTCTACGACATGTTCTTTGCCGGAGCGCAGCTGAACCTGTTCTACTATGTAAGACACGCTGCCGTGTAAAACAGTCCAGTCCGTGGGCGTGGCTGTCCAAGTTTCACAAGCCCTGAAGCTGATTTGTTGTCTCGTCTTGCAGCTACCGTCCTGGATCCAGGGAATAGCCGGCTCGACTCCCGATGAAGCGGCCCTCGAGATGATGCCCGCGCTGGCGGCGTCCATTGTCGGCGGCTTTACCAATGCCGGACTCGCCGCGTTCCTGGGTACCCTGCCCCCGGGCACGATGATGGGGACGACCCTGGTCTGCGTCGGGTCCGGTCTCCTGTTCTCGTTGAAGCCGCGGACGCTCAAGGCGCTGTGGATGAGCTACGAGGCCTTGTTCGGCTTCGGCTGCGGCATCTGCACCCAACAGGCGACCATCGGTGCCCAGGCGGTTCTGTCAGACGCCGACATCCCCATCGGGctcagcatcatcatcatcgggAAGCACATCGCTGCGGCCGTATTTATAGCCGTCGCCCAGCATCTGTTCGTGACGCGCCTGGCGCCGCTCTCGGAGCTGTTGCCCGACTTTGACGTGGCGTCCGGGGCCAACATTGGGCACGACTATCTCCGGAAGACTGTGCCTGCCGACAAGTTTGACGGTGCCCTTGGGTTGTACAACACCGCTCTCACCACGACGTTTgccttttccctcttcctcgggTGCGTGGCGTTTGTGTGTCTCTTCTTCATTCCGTGGACGCCCCTGAAGAAGCGACCGGAACAAGATGGGTACGAGCCTGCGAACGACTTTGAGCTGGATTCCGTCGCGTCAGAGACCGACGCGGAGCCAAGGGGTCTGGGAGTGGACGATGTTGGCGGGTATACAGGCAGAGCGGGCAATAAGGAATTTG
This genomic interval carries:
- a CDS encoding MFS transporter yields the protein MHSPQPKGEPVDVDDGRASDAGSDAGATPAGQSEVEAAYISGLPLIIMVGVLFLGQFVIGLDSIMVGLLVPTLINEFGSVADVGWYASIYMMTIGAMAPTLGKVYTVFPVKTVFLGVSVAMQLGSLLCATAKSSTAFIAGRAVTGFAASGLLCGTQIITASMVPLHLRPWCLGVVGSGEIVATMAGPVVSGFIIERLGWPWCFWINIPVMVALIAMVALFFKHAGQAAGSQDASWREKVALLDLPGGTVLVGATVCLLQALSAGGVRNSWTDARVLTPLILSAFLFGITVLHQYRKKDKATIPPRLFKNRAYVACLFYDMFFAGAQLNLFYYLPSWIQGIAGSTPDEAALEMMPALAASIVGGFTNAGLAAFLGTLPPGTMMGTTLVCVGSGLLFSLKPRTLKALWMSYEALFGFGCGICTQQATIGAQAVLSDADIPIGLSIIIIGKHIAAAVFIAVAQHLFVTRLAPLSELLPDFDVASGANIGHDYLRKTVPADKFDGALGLYNTALTTTFAFSLFLGCVAFVCLFFIPWTPLKKRPEQDGYEPANDFELDSVASETDAEPRGLGVDDVGGYTGRAGNKEFDVST